A single region of the Prosthecobacter debontii genome encodes:
- a CDS encoding DUF3500 domain-containing protein, which yields MNTESFSRRQFLQCSGQALASGLLASPLLTAAPASATQAPRGETLVQQLYGSLKEDQKKLLCFGWEDPRRLKVDNNWHITPQKLRDVLSGDQQDLVRQIFDSLHSEAYKKEVWRQFDQDNKSDGGFASSSMALFGQPGSGQFEFVLTGRHCTRRCDGDSEAGTAFGGPIFYGHAANGFYEKPDHAGNAYWFQAKRANEVFQALDGKQRQMALLGEGREETGNKTVRLTGRTTGLDGIPMTELSADQQGLVRQVIGDLLAPFRPEDSQEAMKYIEAAGFDHLHMAFYKNQDVGNDGIWDVWQLEGPNMIWYFRGDPHVHCWAHIKS from the coding sequence ATGAATACGGAATCTTTTTCTCGCCGCCAGTTTCTCCAGTGCAGTGGCCAGGCTCTCGCCTCCGGCCTCCTCGCTTCACCGCTGCTGACCGCAGCGCCAGCCTCCGCCACTCAAGCCCCCAGAGGGGAAACCCTCGTTCAGCAGCTTTATGGCAGCCTGAAAGAAGACCAAAAGAAGCTGCTATGCTTTGGATGGGAGGATCCGCGGCGCCTCAAAGTCGATAATAACTGGCACATCACACCGCAAAAACTCCGCGATGTCTTGAGTGGTGATCAACAGGATCTGGTGCGCCAGATCTTCGATAGTCTCCACAGCGAGGCTTATAAAAAAGAGGTCTGGCGACAGTTCGACCAGGACAATAAGAGCGATGGCGGTTTTGCCAGTTCCTCCATGGCCTTGTTCGGCCAGCCGGGCAGCGGCCAGTTTGAGTTTGTGCTCACCGGACGTCACTGCACACGACGTTGCGACGGAGATAGTGAGGCCGGCACGGCTTTCGGAGGCCCCATTTTCTATGGGCATGCGGCCAACGGTTTTTATGAAAAGCCAGATCACGCTGGCAATGCCTACTGGTTTCAGGCAAAACGAGCCAATGAGGTCTTCCAGGCCTTGGATGGGAAACAACGACAGATGGCCCTGCTCGGCGAGGGCCGCGAAGAGACTGGAAACAAAACGGTACGTCTGACCGGCCGCACCACTGGACTGGACGGCATCCCGATGACCGAGTTGAGCGCTGATCAACAAGGCCTAGTGCGACAGGTCATTGGGGACCTGCTCGCGCCTTTTCGGCCGGAGGATTCTCAAGAGGCCATGAAATACATCGAAGCCGCAGGTTTTGATCATCTGCACATGGCTTTTTACAAAAACCAAGATGTCGGCAATGACGGGATCTGGGACGTCTGGCAGCTGGAAGGGCCTAACATGATTTGGTATTTCCGGGGAGACCCGCATGTGCACTGTTGGGCACACATTAAAAGTTAG
- a CDS encoding DUF4339 domain-containing protein has protein sequence MEALYYISKGQKTVGPCTLDDLYSYVAYGSVRDNDLVRRDGSTEWTPLRSLSELETNTADQAKDITTRRRTARYRDYGKVPANRRSGIVIWRLIWGFLIAPPMLWKAAISIYQDRIYTPKKDDRGYLCQWPQWTERLVTGMLVLNGLVWVTLIWLLWKEATPLAREIIAMFSAGATALAEWLGQ, from the coding sequence ATGGAAGCGCTCTATTACATCTCAAAAGGCCAAAAGACCGTCGGACCGTGCACGCTCGACGATCTCTACAGCTACGTAGCATATGGTTCCGTACGAGACAATGATCTCGTTCGGAGGGATGGCTCCACAGAGTGGACGCCTCTACGCTCATTGAGCGAACTGGAAACAAATACGGCGGATCAAGCCAAGGACATCACGACACGCCGCCGCACAGCCCGCTACCGGGACTACGGCAAGGTGCCGGCAAATCGCCGCTCTGGAATCGTGATATGGCGCCTCATCTGGGGGTTCCTCATCGCTCCGCCGATGCTTTGGAAAGCCGCAATCTCGATTTATCAGGATCGGATCTACACGCCGAAAAAGGATGATCGTGGATACCTTTGTCAGTGGCCTCAATGGACCGAGCGTCTCGTGACGGGGATGCTCGTGCTCAATGGCCTCGTCTGGGTGACTCTCATTTGGCTCCTGTGGAAGGAAGCCACGCCGCTCGCTCGCGAAATCATTGCCATGTTCTCCGCGGGAGCTACCGCCTTGGCGGAATGGCTTGGCCAATAG
- a CDS encoding TVP38/TMEM64 family protein, with amino-acid sequence MNPPASDPLSSDPTPNSSEQSMQAHVQAETGKSMRRENRRVLIMVAVIALFMIVAHFTPLKAWITNVQIWKQFVDDLGWLAHFAFIAMCAVGVMIGLPRLPLCAAAGLIFGFMEGLILSLSGSVLGSYGAFMMTRAGARRAVLARAERWPWLKQMLEKPSFLKVFWVRQMMLPGLVLNVLLGVSGVAHSIFLLGTVAGYLPLNLAFTLVGSGLGKGSLAQSLTQLLGALAVVNIVAWLVWRLAKKPRV; translated from the coding sequence ATGAATCCACCGGCCAGCGATCCTCTTTCCTCCGATCCTACTCCCAACAGCTCGGAACAATCCATGCAGGCGCATGTGCAAGCCGAAACGGGTAAGTCCATGCGGAGAGAAAACCGGCGGGTGCTGATCATGGTGGCAGTCATTGCCCTCTTCATGATCGTGGCGCATTTCACTCCTCTGAAGGCCTGGATCACCAATGTACAGATATGGAAGCAGTTTGTAGATGACCTAGGCTGGCTGGCTCACTTTGCCTTCATTGCCATGTGCGCGGTAGGGGTGATGATTGGGCTGCCTCGATTGCCCTTGTGTGCCGCAGCCGGTCTCATTTTTGGGTTTATGGAAGGGTTGATCCTTTCCTTGAGCGGATCTGTGCTGGGTTCCTACGGGGCTTTTATGATGACGCGTGCGGGGGCGCGGCGTGCGGTGTTGGCACGTGCTGAACGCTGGCCGTGGCTCAAGCAGATGCTGGAGAAGCCGTCCTTTCTTAAAGTCTTCTGGGTTCGGCAAATGATGCTGCCCGGTTTGGTCCTGAATGTCCTGCTCGGCGTCTCTGGAGTCGCCCACTCCATCTTTCTGTTGGGGACAGTGGCGGGTTACCTGCCCTTGAACCTTGCCTTCACATTGGTCGGCAGCGGATTGGGAAAAGGATCTCTGGCGCAATCCCTCACGCAGCTTTTAGGAGCCTTAGCCGTCGTGAATATTGTGGCTTGGCTAGTCTGGAGACTGGCTAAGAAACCCAGGGTCTGA